ACCAGTAAATGAATTTCTGCCAAAATTCTTGATTCTTCGATTCTTATTCTTACACCCTGTCCAAAGTAACAAACTAATTAAGAAGAATTTCAAGTGTCCTTGGTTCTTGCTTTATTCGATTTACCAGGTACACTAACATCCTCCCTATTAGCATCCACTCTATCCATACTTTCACGTCTTCCAACTTTTTCCGCTCAAAATTTATCTTCATCTTCAGCTGCTGAATAAATTTCTCTATTTTCCACCTGTGCATGTATATACTTCCTATCAACGGCCTTTTAGTAAATTCTTTTCCCGCTTTCCCCCTGGGCCTTATGTACCCTTCTGTTTTCCTTACGAACTCAGCTTCGGCATATCCTCTGTCCGCTATTACCTTCCCGTTTATCCCTTCGATTAG
The genomic region above belongs to Fervidobacterium thailandense and contains:
- a CDS encoding transposase encodes the protein LIEGINGKVIADRGYAEAEFVRKTEGYIRPRGKAGKEFTKRPLIGSIYMHRWKIEKFIQQLKMKINFERKKLEDVKVWIEWMLIGRMLVYLVNRIKQEPRTLEILLN